Below is a window of Arabidopsis thaliana chromosome 2, partial sequence DNA.
TATAGCTTAATCATTCACTACATGCACGCCACGTGTCTTTTCTTCCCTATGCTAATTTCCTCCTAATAATAACGAACAAGAAGGATTTCAGGAAATAATAACAGTATTAAactattaatatttgtttagcATATATGATTAAAAGACTAAGGAAATGAAcaagattttgtaaaaaagaTGTGGTTTTGTAGCAGCCTCTCAAAAAAGATTGTCTCAATTTGAATTTGGATCTTTATAGTTTCTCGACACAGTTTGGATTTACTCTTTGAGACATTGTGCCGTACCAAATAACAACATAGACTTAGATTCTAGCTAAAAGAACCAATGTATCTGTTCTAAACGTGATATAATTAATGGATATCATGATCATTTTAGTGACCGATCAAACTATTTTCAGAAGAGTTGTTGTCATTTCTGCTAATTTGTCCCTCTTCTGATCGGTCGAGGTGACGATTGATCTGATCATAGCTGATCGGCGATCGCCATGATGTTTTCTCCAATTTTCCACAtgcttttttcctttaatCCAAACTATATTCTCAAATTTCTTGCAACAAAACTAACTAAATGCATGAAAAGACTATGAAACTAGTGTTTTATCCGATCTATAGCTAGTTAGCTACTCCTAAATTATCTACTAGAGCATTTAATTTGAATCGACAATACACGAAGATTagttaaatgatttttgttgtggTCTACTATAATGCGGATGATAACAAGACTGATTAGTATAGTATACAACGAAGAGGGAAAACATTGATATAACAGGGATGAAGGTAGAGTCGTtaccaataaaataaattctgaTGGAGCAAACcatttaacaaataaaaatgagcaAAACTAGTGGTTCACGTTGCGGTACAACACATCATTTGCATGCAAAcacatttctcttcttcgtaGCTCTCTTTAGCATCTGTCAGGCTCAATGTCGTCGATTCATGCGAAGTCTAAAAagaatttaagaattttatcTATCTCAACCCATAAACTTTAAAGATCCGTTTGGTTATCTATCTTTGTATTGATATGTTTCTGctcatgtcttcttttttatttttgctaatCCTCATcacatttcatttttcatatgttttatgGATCTTTCTTAGCCATCATTACTCATTGTAGAATTCTTTACTTGGTTAGGCAAATACAGGACCAGTTTTGgaccaacaacaacattatcaattcctttttggttatttattgAAGACCATTTAATTTAGTGATGAACATAATAAATTTCATCTCAACAATATTTGCTCTTTctagtaaacaaacaaaaaaaatccttagCAAGATcccaacttttctttttttttagaaagatCAGATTACAAAGGtttcaaaatcagaaataaGTTTTATCTACTAATATAAATCAGTTTGATTAATAATGTAACTGataaaaaccattttcttctATCAAGTCACAATTGCATAACCAATACAAAAGCTTCGaactttttatgttttcatggAGATGAAGCCACCTTCAACCCCAAGCTAATCGCAGCACACGTTAACGGCTGCGCCGGAATTCTAAAACAGCTCAATTGGCCACCAGGAATCGCCGAACAATCCGGCTGAGGCCGTTGATAACCCTTACCGGGAATACAATTTCCGGTGAAATCAAACCCAACGCTAAGGCTCGAGCACTGAGAGCTAAACCcagagaagaagttgaaagaaaCCGTCAGATTTATCAGATTCCTCAAAGTACAGACCAAATCAGGAAGATCACCGGAGAATTTGTTGTGTCCGAGATTCAAAACTTCAATCTCCGATAAGCAAGAGATCGTGTCAGGGACATGACCCATCAATGAATTGAAACTAACATCAAACACTTCAATGTCGGAGAATAAACCAACTGATTCCGGTATACAACCGGTTAACTGGTTATTCAAGAACAAAACCTCTTTCAATTTCGAACCGGTGATACCGAAACTCGTCGGGATTTCGCCGGATAATTTGTTGTTAGCGAGATTAATCACCGAAGCTGTAGAGTAACCGAGATTCCCAGGGATTTCTCCGGTGAATTGATTGTTGTTGAGGAGAATCGCGTCTAATTGTTTGTTGAAGAGATTTTCCGGTATAGAGCCAGTGAAATTGTTGAACCGGAGATCGAGGTAAACCAGATTTGGGATGTAGAGTGTGACTTGAGGGAAAGAACCGGAGAATCTGTTGTTGCTGAGATCGAGTTCTTGAAGAGAATCAAGATTCTTGAAAGAATCTGGGATTTGACCAGAGAATCTGTTACTGTTGAGATGAAGAATGGTTAGGTCTGAGAGTAAAGAGAGGTCTTTAACAATGGTGCCTTTGAGATTTGCTTTGTTTAGATCTATGGAGGTTATAGATGAGCCAGAACAGAACACGCCTCTGTAAGAACAAACATCTTCACCAACCCATGTTTTAAGAACACCAGATGGATCCTCTGTAATGGCGGATTTCCAAGATTGAAGAGCATTGTAAGCTGCATTTGTTGTCTGTTGTTGGTTTGGAGCTGAGCCAGGAttggaattagggtttcctCCACCTATCCAAACTCCGCCGTCGTCACCGTCTCCACCGCCGATTCCAACTCCGACTCCAATGCTGTATCCGTTTGTTAGAATCAAACAATTCAGGAACAGAGACAAAGACAGAAGGctaaagttgttgttgttggtgcctttcttcttcatgattcttgttttgctttttgatACTCAACAAACTCGAGAAGCTTTGATTAAAGTTgctgtcttttcttcttgggGAATGTTGAAACTTTTGTTGGATTAATGAGGTTTGTTAACAAAAGTGTGGTTGAAGCATTGATTGATGATTAGCAGCAAATGTGGGGGCAATGGGTTTGATTGATGGAGTTTTGCTTCTCCgttactgttttgttttcaacttaggttttattttttccaatgGCCTCGTGCTATAATTCATCAACTGTCACATGAATTTTATAAGCATTATTTAGCTGGGAATAGTATATACTCcatgatattatttattgcATATGGTTAGGAGAGTTTATATGTATGTCTTTCGCAACATTTAACATTTAGAGTTCATGTTTCCATgcttttagaagaaaaaaatactatcgattaaattatttttagaagtTACCACTGACCAGTGACAATTGTCATAATAAAACCATTAATTACCTTCTGTGTTCAGAGGATTCTTGTATcgactttttttgttaaagaaccTGAAAAAAGTCTCCTATGAATTAATTGAGAATTCAGAgaaatacatattaaaaacttATCCATGTGCTATCAATAGAACGTTCTTAAGAATGTTTCTAAGCAacactttgtttttaaaacttatttacaactATGTCACTAGacatatgtttaaaatttgatcATAATAAATACATGAAATGTATtaatatcaaagaaaattaactatttgtatataaaacaaaatcatcttATTTTATGGAGTACCTACTAATATTAGTGTTTCCACGTTCCACTTTCCACTGACTCCGATTTGCTATCATAATATTTGTCTGTCATATCAGTTGATTTTTCTGATATTCCATTTCCACCAAAGTAATAATGTGAAGAACTGAACCACTATTGTGACCGACGTAAAAACAACATTACTGTTGCGTATTATGACCAAATTTGATACAAaggaaataattaaaaacgacAAATTACCAGATAGTATTAGTTTATACTCCTTATCATGCATTGATGATGCATATATCAAAagtagaaaagagaaaaaaagaagaagaagaagcagaatctAGGGAGGCTATTTAAAgtatagaagaaagaaaaatatgtagCAGCTTCTGAGTGTGAAATGCTGTGAGATTGTGTTGACTTGAGATAACGATTTTaatgaaatgttaaaaaattggGAGATTTGTATCGCCTCACATGGAGGGGACACACACCAATAGATTTTGGGAATGAGTCATCCATATATACTagaaaattaatcaaaataaatggcgttaaaatatacaattattttcCACCCATTATATTCTGGCTCTGAGTACTATTGTTCGTTTTAAGATTAGGTGGATACTTAAATTTCTTGTAGATTTTTCCATTCAAAATCTATTAGTTATACATGCATCTCATTGTATTTTacgatttttaataatatttgtgaAAATGCATCTCATATTAACTCAATTTACGTAACATAATTTTGATCTCCGTTTTGCACTACTGAAGctagaaaaacataaacataagacaaaaaccaaaaaaaaaaaatccttttaCGAATGAGTGAGATCATCCACACAAATTTTGATGGAATTCAAAAGAAGACTAATGTTAATAAAGATTaaggaaaatacaaaatatatgaatctaGCTAGTGGACAAACAATTGTATGTTTCTTATATCTGGGGCACCCAAGCAGCTAACTAgtgtttcaaaataaaaacaaaagaatgtcCACATAATATTAGGATATTAATACTTAAATCTAGCAAGAATACAACAATTGTATGAATCTTATGTTTGGATATGCAAGCCGCCAGCTCATATCTccatataaaaccaaaaaaaggtatttttggtaaatataaattagataATACAAAATAAGTAGATGTGGatatgtatgtataatgtttAATAAATTTGGTCCATGTAGTGTTAATATGTGATGTTACATATATTGATAAATAGGTTAGGTTATAGCGCACTTAATGATTACATAAATTAGTGAGTGAGAGATTTAATGTGAATGCGAAGaaggtggaggagaagaatcAACAATTTGATTGGGGTTTCTGTAAATTTGAGTTGTAAGCTATATATTCCCCACTAGGCCACTAATAacggttattttttcttcatcactatTCTTTTGGGTGAAAAAGGTAACgattataaaagaataaacaTTATGATCTTTTTTTCCTCCCCATTTTGACTTTCGAGTATAGAGACATTATAGCATTCATAAAgaaacacatttttcttttatctatATCGCATGCCGCATGCGCCATCTATAGCATTCATACGAAACATATCGAGTTTTATCTTTATTCCATGTTCTATTGTATCAATTTTTGAAGAGGAAATGAAATGGTGGTAATGGATTATATTAACCAAAGGCCATTGTTATAGACTTATAGTTTTGAATTAAACTCACGGTATATTGTTTTAGGGTCATACACTTTAAAAGCTTACGAAGCTTTTGACTCTACACGTGttaaacattaataattacagtatatcaaaaccaacaaacatttgaaattttgaaacagaacagaacagaacCATATAACATTTGTCTAACCTAATAATTTGTAGCTGGCATGACGGCTAATCTGTTCGTTTTATTGTTGTTACTTGTCGTCGTTGTCGATgccaaaatcatgttttttttgtgcgTAGTCAATGGTTCAACGATATATTTTAGTAATGAATTcctataatttcttaaaattgcAAACCAATAACGTCAGTACACATAAATACCATGGGCTTTTCGGTGCCTTAATATTAGTGGGCTTATATAGGCAGAAACATACACTTTTCCCCCAAAACTAGTTTTGATAACATGGGCTTTtcaatgtttaatattagtgggCTTATATCAATCTAATGAaatttgaagagaagagagagaggaaccTGCGGGTCGTTGACTCGTTGTATGTTTCGGCCCATATAAGCCCAGTattaactgaaaataaaattagtttttttcatattacCATGCATGTTTTTTTCGGCCCATATAAGCCCAATATTACCGTgcaagttttttcttattttttaaattttatctgAAAGTAAAATTGAACAGAGTACCGATGACGTGTCCTAACTCccaagtagaagaagaagaagaagtaaaaaaaaaaaaaaaaagatctgaaagaaataaaaaacgaatcggaagagagagagagagagagagattggagCTAGTTGGAGATGGGAATAAGGTTCATATTGATGGTGAACAAGCAAGGCCAGACTCGTCTTGCTCAGTACTACGAATGGCTCACTCTCGAGGAACGTCGCGCTCTCGAAGGCGAAATCGTCCGTAAATGCCTCGCTCGCAACGACCAACAGGTCCCTTCCTCactcttttcttcaatttctattAGATCGCTCCTGATTCTCCTCCGATCTCGTCTCATTGATATCTATTTTGATCTCCttagttttgatatttttggattCTTAGATGATCTGGATATGGATCGATCGGGCATTAGGTTTATTACTTCTCGATAAATTTGGGAATCGAAGTAATTTTGTTGGAAATCTAGATTGATACATAGCCGATTTTGGGAAATTTCGTAGCGGTGATGCATAAATCACCGACCATTGGCTAATTGGATTCAAACTAATTTAGTATCATTGATCCTAATTACATTAAGGTCTTTGTTAATTCTGTTTAGCTTACGGCATCTGACTAAATTTTTCTGCATTTGCTCTTAATAAACAGTGTTCGTTTGTCGAGCATCGCAACTACAAGATAGTCTACAGGCGTTAcgcatctctcttcttcatggtTGGGGTTGATGACGATGAAGTAAGTTTGTTATACATCACTGTTTTCGTATTGAGCTGCATACAATTTAGAAGAGTGTTTATGATTGATTTATAGATCATAAGGAAGCAATCGTTATGCATATCATGTCATTATACATGTTTACAATGTATGATGACTCATAATGCAAACtatcctctcttctctctgatTCTTGTCGTAGAACGAGCTGGCGATTCTAGAGTTCATACATCTTTTGGTCGAGACAATGGACAAGCATTTTGGAAATGTGGTAAGCTGTATAGGTTCATAGTAGTCTCGAATCGAATAGACtctcttgttttttgtgtttcccactttgtgatttatataaactcttttttattttatgcaGTGTGAGCTAGACATAATGTTCCATCTGGAGAAAGCTCATTTCATGCTGGAAGAAATGGTGATGAATGGTTGCATTGTGGAGACAAGCAAAGCCAACATACTTTCACCTATACAACTTATGGACAAAGCCCATTAATGCTAAACACCCTGTTTCTATTTCTGTTAATCCGTTTCATCACTTTGTTACACACTTCTtcttgtattattattaacgATGCTTCAAAGAGAGGATAATACAAAAGAAGCAGGAAATCGAAAAGTACCAATTGGGAGTACAATTCACAAGAACCCGATGATAATAAGGATAGTTACATTGTCTAGCCATTACATCCGCACATAGGTCTGTTTGTCGACTTCTTGAAAAAAACGAATGGCTGAAAAGTGTCTTCTTGGATTCCTTAAGATCTCTTTTGTGTATGTTTTCAGCCTTGGCCATTTGGTTGGATCATCAATAGGTTGAACCAATTGCTTAGAGTCACTGTCAAACTGAACATACTTATATTCCAAGTTGTCCAAGCATGACCTTGTCCACACTAGTGTCCTAGCTAGTACCTACCACTTCCATGTTTTAACCACAATCTTCAGAAAGTCTTGTCACCTTACCActcttttttaatcttctaGTATCCAACCAACTCCACATATTGTTGAATCTGCATTTAGGTTTTACCTTTCAATAATCAATGACTTTACCAATAATCAATGACTTTAGTTTTTTAGCTTTAAATTCTATGTGACATACTGTTACGTACTGACGTATCATttatatggagagagttgacCACATTTCATATACATGATTTGTGTGTAGTTTCTTCATTGAGTTTCGGGATTTCAAATGGATTTCATTATTTGTTGATGTTAGGTTGttagattttggattttattatttttcttcatatatggTTGTTGTCAACGCTTAATCCAGAATGATTACCTAGATTCTGATCTTATGTTTAATTCATCAAGTCACCAAAAATATTGTTGAATTGTTTGAAGAAATATAGGAGAGTCAAACGTCCTTAGTCAACAAGAATTGAAGATAAGACATTTTGTGAACAAATGaaacttgaaattttaatgcttgcttgaattttaaaaatcaaacgaGAGTTTAGTTTTTAGGGATTTGATTGCTTAGATAGTTATTGTTATAAGAGCGGGTTAACTTTATCTTAGTGACTGAATTCAAGAACAACGCTTAGTCTCATTCCTTTAATTATGGCCATGTTCGACGGAGAGTCGCCAACGACTACCTCATCAAGAGATCTAAATGACGTTGACGGCGACCATTAACAAAGCAAAACGACGACAGTAGATGTAAAACGACGATGACAGCAGATGTTATCAATCTATTATATCTCTTATTAATACACTACATGTGTTTACCTctttaactaataaaataaagttatagaacaaaacttaaattaatttccatctaaaataaaaaactgattttttgtgaaatttataattaaatattaaaacgataaatattatgaaatgGATAAAGTAATATAGATTTACGATATTAAAATGCACAATAATACCAAGCAAATTTTATTGTCATgtactatatttattttattttaaaacatatcaaTTTATAGGGTGCAATTTTTATAACCGGAAAGACAAATGtatgtttaaatattagtttattgACATCTTCGCATTCTTAGCTAGATGTTCTGGACTTGGTGGATGTTTTTTGTGTCCTGGAGGATAAAATGGAGGTGTAAAGCCTGGGAATTGATTCACTGATGTCTTCACAATTCCGTTTGATGGAGGAGCATATGGGGTTGGGAAAATTGGATATCTAGCATGAGCAAGGCCAAatgtaagaagaaacaaggTAACCACCATTTTTACCACCATTTTTATCTGAGAGTGCTTGACaattagtttcattttttgttgtttgtgattaaaaatgtttatctatctttcttatttatattgttgtgacataaataaaatgaagcaatataataatttttgttgacAATAAATGTATGCTGGCCAAAAAGTATGGCAATatgatcaaattttttaaaattaaattttatgttataaattttctattaataaAGTAAGTGTTTTCTAAAAAACGTTTTGAGAAGTTGACTTGTGACATTTCTCTTTTTGACACGtgtctttcttcttaaactcaaaataCACCATTatgtattttcattaaattttattatattattatattaaaattttcaaatttcaaagataactttttatttatttgctttatcatatctaaaatatattccaaagacacaaatttttatttattttctttgtatcatcttaaaatttattgtaaagatacattttttatttgtttattttctatcataaaaaacaattatgaaaGAGgcacaatttttatttagttttcgTTTTGAATCTAGAGGCACAAGTtttactttattattttttagaaaagatGGAAAAGATAACATTAAAGTAGatacatttgttttctattttcttctcattaaattaaaaaaaactatatagtaAAGTAAAGTTCCtcgaaaaacaaattttgagaaCGTGACATATGACATATCTCATTTTGGCATGAGTCCTTCTTcttaaattcaaatatatcattatgtattttaattagattttattatattattattgaaatacTTATTTCATACAACATAACTTTTAAACTGATGGGggaaaaaattacaaatgaaCACACCAACTTTTTTATTAGATAGATTTATCTTCCGTTGTATACAATAGAAACTCGTTAACCTTCGATCTCGTTCTCCTCATAAAAGATAGTTAATTAATTGACTCGTAGCTTTATCTCACCATTTTAGTTTCGCCGGAAAATACTgcaatgtcaaaaaaatatatacacattagACAAATTATTACAAGTTTGGttattaaagaaattatatttaaatgtatttttacCTTGTTGATGAGTGAAATGTAGTAAGGCTTCACTTGTTCGACATCTACCAGAACTTTGCTCTTACTGTATAGGTCATATTTACTGCAATACATTATTGTTCGTCAGTATCACATAATTGGAAATGAAgtctataaaataaataacataagatgaaagagagaacaaaaaagaaaaaaaaaacttacttgAAGACATGGAGCCACTTGAGATCATCTCTGTCCTCATCGTTCATCAAGTGTGTGTAGGCTCCTGCCTTGTGCAATGCTgcataatttttaaattcaatGTTAATGACaccaaatttaaataatagtTATCtaatatgtataattaattcattaatacaaagaaatatgtatatatggtTGAAAACGTACGATAAAAGGAATGATATCGAATAATGAAGAGACCAGCGTGAGGAAGGGTCGTGCCATTCTTCTTAGCcacctatatatattttaaatgacGAAATCAGCAAAATTGGTAAtagtttttgtaattgttttcgATAGGTTTATTCATAGTAAATACGAAGTAGATAATTAATTACCAAATACATGTAGTCGTCATGACCCCATGACATGAGAACATTGTCTAAACCACATCCTTCAGTGTAAACTCCATTTTTTGTGTTGTACTTTGGGTTGTTGATATCATGGTTTCCTTTGAAATACTGCAAGACAACAATGgtaaatatattaatcaagAGCTCAAGTATATTTTTGTCACTTAATTTAATCGGAAAACGTTAGCAAAAAATCGGAAATATACTAAGAATAGAactattttatcttcttttttttttttttaccttgtGGTGAATATTGGCTGAGTCGAAGGTACATCCAACTGGAAATGTATCGCCTACAATTTGGTGGAAGTGTTaaaaattttttaatttaattctaaACAAAGAAGAGGATAAGTCATATTGAATACACACCAACGACAGCCCACTGGGGAAGACCACCGAATTCTGGCAGAAGGAGAACCTTGCCAAGAtctgaaaatgaaattgtaatttgaaataaattatcttGCACACGTAATCTAACGCAAAGCATTAAAAGAATAGGTAGCTTAGATATGTTGATTAGTTTACATGTATGCATTaagatatttaatatgttgAATAGTAACATAACCAGTATAAGAAGCTAtatgaactttcaaaattgttCAACATAACAAATCGTT
It encodes the following:
- a CDS encoding SNARE-like superfamily protein (SNARE-like superfamily protein; FUNCTIONS IN: protein transporter activity; INVOLVED IN: intracellular protein transport, transport, protein transport; LOCATED IN: clathrin vesicle coat; EXPRESSED IN: 24 plant structures; EXPRESSED DURING: 15 growth stages; CONTAINS InterPro DOMAIN/s: Adaptor protein complex, sigma subunit (InterPro:IPR016635), Longin-like (InterPro:IPR011012); BEST Arabidopsis thaliana protein match is: SNARE-like superfamily protein (TAIR:AT1G47830.1); Has 1921 Blast hits to 1920 proteins in 249 species: Archae - 0; Bacteria - 0; Metazoa - 856; Fungi - 405; Plants - 316; Viruses - 0; Other Eukaryotes - 344 (source: NCBI BLink).); protein product: MGIRFILMVNKQGQTRLAQYYEWLTLEERRALEGEIVRKCLARNDQQCSFVEHRNYKIVYRRYASLFFMVGVDDDENELAILEFIHLLVETMDKHFGNVCELDIMFHLEKAHFMLEEMVMNGCIVETSKANILSPIQLMDKAH
- the MIOX2 gene encoding myo-inositol oxygenase 2 (myo-inositol oxygenase 2 (MIOX2); FUNCTIONS IN: inositol oxygenase activity; INVOLVED IN: syncytium formation; LOCATED IN: cytoplasm; EXPRESSED IN: 24 plant structures; EXPRESSED DURING: 14 growth stages; CONTAINS InterPro DOMAIN/s: Protein of unknown function DUF706 (InterPro:IPR007828); BEST Arabidopsis thaliana protein match is: myo-inositol oxygenase 4 (TAIR:AT4G26260.2); Has 489 Blast hits to 489 proteins in 159 species: Archae - 0; Bacteria - 27; Metazoa - 132; Fungi - 130; Plants - 97; Viruses - 0; Other Eukaryotes - 103 (source: NCBI BLink).) encodes the protein MTILVEHFVPDSRVDEKKVIEERDNELVLDGGFVVPKSKETDAFDAPDMNFLGHSFRDYENGESERQQGVEEFYRMQHIHQTYDFVKKMRKEYGKLNKMEMSIWECCELLNNVVDESDPDLDEPQIQHLLQTAEAIRRDYPDEDWLHLTALIHDLGKVLLLPEFGGLPQWAVVGDTFPVGCTFDSANIHHKYFKGNHDINNPKYNTKNGVYTEGCGLDNVLMSWGHDDYMYLVAKKNGTTLPHAGLFIIRYHSFYPLHKAGAYTHLMNDEDRDDLKWLHVFNKYDLYSKSKVLVDVEQVKPYYISLINKYFPAKLKW
- a CDS encoding Leucine-rich repeat (LRR) family protein (Leucine-rich repeat (LRR) family protein; INVOLVED IN: signal transduction; LOCATED IN: endomembrane system; EXPRESSED IN: 14 plant structures; EXPRESSED DURING: 7 growth stages; CONTAINS InterPro DOMAIN/s: Leucine-rich repeat-containing N-terminal domain, type 2 (InterPro:IPR013210), Leucine-rich repeat (InterPro:IPR001611); BEST Arabidopsis thaliana protein match is: Leucine-rich repeat (LRR) family protein (TAIR:AT4G29240.1); Has 60841 Blast hits to 20145 proteins in 804 species: Archae - 18; Bacteria - 2482; Metazoa - 7376; Fungi - 421; Plants - 47179; Viruses - 0; Other Eukaryotes - 3365 (source: NCBI BLink).) — protein: MKKKGTNNNNFSLLSLSLFLNCLILTNGYSIGVGVGIGGGDGDDGGVWIGGGNPNSNPGSAPNQQQTTNAAYNALQSWKSAITEDPSGVLKTWVGEDVCSYRGVFCSGSSITSIDLNKANLKGTIVKDLSLLSDLTILHLNSNRFSGQIPDSFKNLDSLQELDLSNNRFSGSFPQVTLYIPNLVYLDLRFNNFTGSIPENLFNKQLDAILLNNNQFTGEIPGNLGYSTASVINLANNKLSGEIPTSFGITGSKLKEVLFLNNQLTGCIPESVGLFSDIEVFDVSFNSLMGHVPDTISCLSEIEVLNLGHNKFSGDLPDLVCTLRNLINLTVSFNFFSGFSSQCSSLSVGFDFTGNCIPGKGYQRPQPDCSAIPGGQLSCFRIPAQPLTCAAISLGLKVASSP